A section of the Sceloporus undulatus isolate JIND9_A2432 ecotype Alabama chromosome 3, SceUnd_v1.1, whole genome shotgun sequence genome encodes:
- the GP5 gene encoding platelet glycoprotein V: MWPLPSSAALLFLFSRPAIATAALACEYLFRDAFRCSGPAVQDLAALGLPTNVTQMLITDTRATALPPGLFSGMTVLQRLILSSNRLSTASPGAFRGLSRLKTLKLDNNRLGQLPGGLFEGLACLQQLILESNQLSTLPSVIFDPLLDLQELFLNKNLLAQLPKGLFRNLAKLKVLNLSRNRLAALPADLFLPLSDLRRVFLYFNPLPSLPLGLFSGLGELLELRLHSCALQAIPPGAFDHLHKLQTLTLSRNRLPSLPPGLFLSLGNLSLLTLHQNPLRSLPARLFGETPNLQSLWLYETELPTFPATTFSNLTGLEMLVLTRNPRLSALPREAFWGLRRLQTLSLHSNSLSSLASGTFAGLENLQEVSLFGNRFEGLPRDIFSPLNRLETLYLNSTGLHSLPGDIFASLLGLRAVWLDGNPWHCHCRLGPFVAWIRKNRGLVGNTTAMTCQDPPALRHMPVLAIPEAQFVCLATTDPTSQTPKGSTPTPSPWITGPVASTWPLTQTQLPATWSGPPIFSSTEATLREKETDPRLPPATSQMPSSTDQGHPPDPGATPKVSIPLARGQRWRSFGLRGPIGWVFFSLYLLVLLTQAFAMALLLCSGLCFRRIWRRRGDWGPARPLLLGSASGGTGAGAQEQLAGPVYCTLGLVLASAQRSPLALQLGQVTVTVRSGSLPVSQGSRL, translated from the coding sequence ATGTGGCCGCTTCCTTCCTCCGCTGCTCTGCTGTTCCTCTTCTCCCGGCCGGCCATCGCAACCGCAGCCTTGGCCTGTGAGTACCTCTTCCGGGATGCCTTCCGGTGCTCAGGTCCGGCTGTCCAGGACCTGGCCGCGCTGGGCCTCCCCACCAACGTGACCCAGATGCTGATAACGGACACGAGGGCCACGGCGCTCCCGCCCGGCTTGTTCTCTGGCATGACCGTCCTGCAGCGGCTCATCCTCTCTTCCAACCGGCTCTCCACCGCTTCGCCCGGAGCCTTCCGTGGCCTCtccaggctgaagaccctgaagCTGGACAACAACCGCCTGGGGCAGTTGCCTGGGGGGCTCTTTGAGGGTCTGGCTTGCCTCCAGCAGCTGATCCTGGAGAGCAACCAGCTGTCCACTCTCCCATCGGTCATCTTTGATCCGCTGCTGGACTTGCAGGAGCTCTTCTTGAACAAGAACCTCTTGGCCCAGCTTCCCAAGGGGCTCTTCAGAAACCTGGCCAAGCTGAAAGTGCTCAACCTCTCCAGGAACCGGCTGGCAGCCTTGCCTGCAGACCTTTTCTTGCCCTTGTCGGACCTCCGGAGGGTCTTCCTCTACTTCAACCcactcccctcccttcccttgggACTCTTCTCTGGCCTGGGGGAACTGCTGGAGCTGCGGCTCCACTCCTGTGCCCTCCAGGCCATCCCTCCAGGGGCCTTTGACCATCTCCACAAGCTCCAGACCCTGACCCTCTCCAGGAACCGGCTTCCCTCCTTGCCCCCAGGGCTCTTCCTCTCCCTGGGCAACCTCTCCCTGCTGACCCTGCACCAGAACCCCTTGCGCTCCCTCCCAGCCAGGCTCTTTGGGGAGACCCCTAACCTCCAAAGCCTCTGGCTCTATGAGACAGAGCTGCCCACCTTCCCGGCCACAACGTTCAGCAACCTGACTGGCCTGGAGATGCTGGTGCTGACCCGGAACCCGCGCCTGAGTGCCCTCCCAAGAGAGGCCTTCTGGGGCCTCCGACGCCTCCAGACCCTTTCTCTGCACAGCAACAGCCTCTCCAGCCTGGCCAGCGGCACTTTTGCCGGGCTGGAGAACCTCCAGGAAGTCTCCCTCTTTGGCAACCGGTTTGAGGGCCTTCCTCGGGATATTTTCAGCCCCCTCAATCGCCTGGAGACCCTCTACTTAAACAGCACAGGGCTGCACTCCCTTCCAGGGGATATTTTTGCCTCCTTGCTAGGGCTGAGGGCAGTCTGGCTTGACGGAAATCCATGGCACTGCCACTGCCGGCTGGGCCCCTTTGTGGCCTGGATCCGGAAGAACCGGGGACTTGTGGGGAACACCACGGCCATGACCTGCCAAGACCCTCCGGCCTTGCGGCACATGCCTGTACTAGCCATCCCGGAGGCCCAGTTTGTCTGCCTGGCCACCACAGACCCCACTTCCCAGACCCCCAAAGGCAGCACCCCAACCCCTTCTCCTTGGATAACTGGACCAGTGGCTTCCACATGGCCACTGACCCAGACCCAACTTCCGGCTACCTGGTCCGGCCCCCCTATTTTCTCCAGCACAGAAGCTACCCTCAGAGAGAAGGAGACTGACCCCCGGTTGCCCCCAGCCACATCACAAATGCCTTCTTCCACAGATCAGGGCCACCCCCCAGATCCAGGGGCCACCCCCAAAGTCAGTATCCCCCTGGCCAGGGGTCAGCGCTGGCGGTCTTTTGGCTTAAGGGGCCCCATTGGTTGGGTTTTCTTCAGTCTCTATCTCCTGGTGCTACTGACCCAGGCTTTTGCCATGGCACTGTTGCTGTGCTCTGGCCTTTGCTTCAGGCGCATCTGGCGCAGGAGGGGGGATTGGGGCCCTGCCAGACCACTTCTTTTGGGCTCAGCCTCGGGGGGCACTGGGGCAGGTGCTCAGGAGCAACTGGCAGGCCCAGTCTATTGCACCCTTGGGTTGGTGTTGGCCAGTGCCCAGCGCAGCCCTCTGGCTCTCCAGCTGGGGCAGGTGACGGTCACGGTACGCTCAGGCTCCCTCCCAGTGTCCCAAGGGAGCCGGCTTTGA